From Mycoplasmopsis gallinacea, the proteins below share one genomic window:
- a CDS encoding DHH family phosphoesterase, protein MQIGSLKEVTEKLLKYDSIVIFHHIRPDGDCLGSQFGLKELLETNFPNKKVYAIGDAKNSFGFLNLVHDEIPSKEILKNSLGVIVDANFKDRIECREVLDANLFPETIRIDHHPNEDDLDNCTRWVDSSYVAADEMVTEIAYENNWRITPKAANLLYLGINTDSGRFLYNNTTSRTLRLAAHLYENGLDTDLIHQSLAKTSLNDLQFQSWIMSTLKTRDSVAYIQNDLATTLKMGKTPQTSVRPNLIANIDGYPIWVQFTEEEGGKIRVEFRSNGPIVRNVAVKWGGGGHERASGCMLDSFADVEAVIDDCASEVRRYNAEKK, encoded by the coding sequence ATGCAAATTGGATCATTAAAAGAAGTAACAGAAAAACTTTTAAAATATGATAGCATTGTTATTTTCCACCACATCCGTCCTGATGGAGATTGTCTTGGTTCTCAATTCGGACTTAAAGAACTTCTTGAAACTAACTTTCCAAATAAGAAAGTTTATGCTATTGGTGATGCTAAAAACTCATTTGGATTTTTAAATTTAGTTCATGATGAAATTCCAAGCAAAGAAATTCTTAAAAATTCACTTGGAGTTATTGTTGATGCTAACTTTAAAGATAGAATTGAGTGCCGTGAGGTTCTTGATGCAAATCTTTTCCCAGAAACAATTAGAATTGATCATCATCCAAACGAAGATGATTTAGATAATTGCACTCGTTGGGTAGATAGTTCATATGTAGCAGCTGATGAAATGGTTACTGAAATTGCATACGAAAATAATTGAAGAATCACTCCAAAAGCTGCAAATTTACTTTATCTTGGAATTAACACAGATAGTGGAAGATTTTTATATAACAACACAACAAGTAGAACTTTAAGACTTGCTGCTCATTTATATGAAAATGGACTTGATACTGATTTAATTCACCAAAGCTTGGCTAAAACTAGTTTAAACGATTTACAGTTCCAATCTTGAATTATGAGTACCCTTAAAACTCGTGATTCAGTTGCTTATATTCAAAATGATTTAGCAACTACTTTAAAAATGGGTAAAACACCTCAAACTTCAGTAAGACCTAACTTAATTGCTAACATTGATGGATATCCAATTTGAGTTCAATTCACTGAAGAAGAGGGTGGAAAAATTAGAGTTGAGTTCCGTTCAAATGGACCAATTGTTCGTAATGTTGCGGTTAAATGAGGTGGTGGAGGACATGAAAGAGCCTCTGGATGTATGCTTGATAGCTTTGCTGATGTTGAAGCAGTTATTGATGATTGTGCTAGCGAAGTTAGAAGATACAATGCTGAAAAAAAATAA
- a CDS encoding DHH family phosphoesterase: MIIGNAQVAIDAIKKYDNIVIFHHIRPDGDCLGSQAGLAELIKTNFPDKKVFKVGDAQGSFPFMNFEFDKIEDVDFTNSLGIVVDASSGDRIECAELLYENKTTAKLRIDHHPNDSDIKYDYLWVDEYYAAAAEMIAKIAYEGKMKVTKEAASYIYLGINTDSGRFLYPETSARTHELVAFLMKEANFHPKEILREMSKRTSKQIKFIGNILSGFKKDGRVLYYEITQDVLDKFGYNSFEAAQFVNEIGNIEDNSCWALFVQLEDGNVRGRLRSNGPLVNKVARLYNGGGHDNAAGITLSSWDQVSDVLKNLNEEIVRFEAEK; the protein is encoded by the coding sequence ATGATAATTGGTAACGCACAAGTTGCTATTGATGCAATTAAAAAATATGACAATATTGTTATTTTCCATCACATCCGTCCTGATGGAGATTGTCTTGGTTCTCAAGCTGGACTTGCTGAACTTATTAAAACCAACTTCCCAGATAAAAAAGTGTTTAAAGTAGGTGATGCACAAGGTTCATTCCCATTTATGAATTTTGAATTTGACAAAATCGAAGATGTTGATTTTACTAATTCGCTTGGAATTGTTGTTGATGCTTCTTCAGGTGATAGAATTGAATGCGCAGAGCTTTTATACGAAAATAAAACAACTGCCAAATTAAGAATTGACCACCATCCAAATGATAGTGATATTAAATATGACTATCTTTGAGTCGATGAATATTATGCTGCTGCAGCTGAAATGATTGCTAAAATTGCTTATGAAGGTAAAATGAAAGTCACTAAAGAAGCTGCTAGCTACATTTACCTCGGAATAAACACAGATAGCGGAAGATTCTTATATCCTGAAACTTCAGCTAGAACTCATGAACTTGTGGCTTTTTTAATGAAAGAAGCTAACTTCCATCCTAAAGAAATTCTTAGAGAAATGTCAAAAAGAACTTCAAAACAAATTAAATTTATCGGAAACATTTTAAGTGGATTTAAAAAAGATGGAAGAGTTTTATATTATGAAATTACTCAAGATGTTTTAGATAAATTTGGATATAACTCATTTGAAGCCGCACAATTTGTTAATGAAATTGGAAACATTGAAGATAATTCTTGTTGAGCTTTATTTGTTCAGCTTGAAGATGGAAATGTTCGTGGTAGATTACGTTCAAATGGACCACTTGTAAATAAAGTAGCTCGTTTATACAATGGTGGTGGACATGACAATGCTGCTGGAATTACACTTTCTAGCTGAGATCAAGTTAGTGATGTTCTTAAAAACTTAAACGAAGAAATTGTAAGATTTGAGGCGGAAAAATAA
- a CDS encoding type I restriction-modification system subunit M: MDNKKELERNELHTSIWKIADELRGSVDGWDFKNYVLGAMFYRFLSGKMVREFNNRQAEAGDTDFDYEKYQGVIHEETKNEIAKEIGFFIESKDLFVNVVKNAEYDENLNETLKRIFDSIEHSSRGKDSEDDFKGLFQDFDVNSNKLGDTVPKRNNKLVKLLKGVQSMNLGNLKDNSIDVFGDAYEYLMGMYASNAGKSGGEYFTPQEVSNLLVKLAIGDKKHIKNVYDMCAGSGSLLLQAVKILGAKNITSGVFGQEINVTTFNLCRMNMFLHDMDFDKFHIYCDDTLTNPKEWNTFFDVIVSNPPYSISWNKKNDKTLINDPRFTGPGVLAPSSKADWAFILHALNNLSPEGTAAIVCFPGIMYRGKAEQKIRKYLINNNFVDSIIQLPENLFFGPEIATCILVLKKNRKDTDVTFIDASSFFVKKSNKNKLTDENIAHILDLYNKRKDLQNFVKVASYDQIRDNDYNLSVNSYVEKEDTKEVIDIKKLNAELKEIVARQAVLRSEIDKIIFELEGEE, translated from the coding sequence ATGGATAACAAAAAAGAATTAGAAAGAAACGAATTACATACAAGTATTTGAAAAATAGCTGATGAACTTAGAGGAAGCGTTGATGGGTGAGACTTTAAAAACTACGTCCTTGGCGCAATGTTTTATCGTTTTCTTTCTGGAAAAATGGTCAGAGAATTTAACAACAGACAAGCTGAAGCTGGTGATACAGATTTTGATTATGAAAAATATCAAGGAGTAATTCATGAAGAAACTAAAAATGAAATAGCAAAAGAAATAGGGTTTTTCATTGAAAGCAAAGATCTTTTTGTTAATGTTGTTAAAAACGCAGAATATGATGAAAACTTAAATGAAACTTTAAAAAGAATTTTCGATTCAATTGAACACTCTTCAAGAGGAAAAGATAGCGAAGATGATTTTAAGGGTCTTTTCCAAGATTTTGATGTAAATAGTAACAAATTAGGTGATACAGTTCCAAAAAGAAACAACAAACTTGTGAAGCTTTTAAAAGGTGTCCAAAGCATGAACCTTGGAAACTTAAAAGATAATTCAATTGATGTATTCGGTGATGCTTATGAATATTTAATGGGTATGTATGCATCAAATGCAGGTAAAAGTGGTGGTGAATACTTTACACCTCAAGAAGTAAGTAACTTGCTTGTGAAATTAGCAATTGGAGATAAAAAGCATATTAAAAATGTTTACGATATGTGTGCTGGTTCAGGTTCACTTCTTTTACAAGCAGTTAAGATTTTAGGTGCTAAAAATATCACAAGTGGTGTTTTTGGACAAGAAATTAACGTTACAACATTCAACCTTTGTAGAATGAACATGTTCCTTCATGATATGGATTTTGATAAGTTTCACATTTACTGCGATGATACTTTAACAAATCCAAAAGAATGAAATACATTCTTTGATGTAATTGTTTCTAACCCTCCATATTCAATTAGTTGAAATAAAAAAAATGATAAAACTTTAATTAATGATCCACGTTTCACTGGTCCTGGGGTGCTTGCTCCTAGTTCAAAAGCTGATTGAGCTTTTATACTCCATGCTCTAAACAACTTATCCCCAGAAGGAACAGCTGCCATTGTTTGTTTTCCTGGAATTATGTATCGTGGCAAGGCTGAGCAAAAAATTCGTAAGTATTTAATTAATAATAATTTTGTTGATTCAATCATTCAACTCCCAGAGAATTTATTTTTTGGACCAGAAATTGCAACTTGCATTTTAGTGCTTAAAAAGAACAGAAAAGATACTGATGTCACATTTATCGATGCATCAAGTTTCTTTGTTAAAAAATCTAATAAAAACAAACTTACAGACGAAAATATCGCACATATTTTAGATTTATACAACAAAAGAAAAGACTTACAAAACTTTGTTAAAGTGGCTTCATATGACCAAATTAGAGATAATGATTACAACCTTTCTGTAAATTCATATGTTGAAAAAGAAGATACAAAAGAAGTTATTGATATCAAAAAACTTAATGCAGAACTTAAAGAAATTGTTGCTCGTCAAGCTGTTTTACGTAGTGAAATCGATAAAATCATTTTTGAACTTGAAGGAGAAGAGTAA
- a CDS encoding heat-inducible transcriptional repressor HrcA: protein MKISNASAKKMYTQINDQLRLTEEYENILKRTVEIFIEEGEVVSSSLILKKSKGLINSSSAKIRYQMSDLELEEYLEKSHSSAGRKPTIKGIDYYSKFLLDSDKNKWIKKIEEEIKQKFAQKKGEIEQTVDKAAEVISEITGITLVTTNVNINEEETMKGLELIPLSESSATIVMVVSSGKVHSKILNFNSNEISISDLKIAVNIFKERLIDTKICDLITKTDLLREPLSQAVQNYQNVLESFVNQVFKGIIQENTQNKIYGKNNIILNRDINRQELVKLIDLIENYSVWEDINAKHKTNETTKINVNDSTALISKKIDSQKYHIAEISAVGTNTKNLPKMKVAIALLEDFLNTSEDKNK from the coding sequence ATGAAAATAAGTAATGCAAGTGCTAAAAAAATGTACACCCAAATTAATGATCAATTAAGGCTCACTGAAGAATATGAAAACATCCTTAAAAGAACAGTGGAGATTTTCATTGAAGAAGGTGAAGTTGTAAGTAGCTCATTAATACTTAAAAAAAGTAAAGGTTTAATTAATTCTTCTAGTGCTAAAATTCGCTACCAAATGAGCGATTTAGAGCTTGAAGAGTACTTAGAAAAAAGCCACTCTTCAGCTGGTAGAAAGCCAACAATCAAAGGGATTGATTATTATTCTAAGTTTCTTCTTGATTCAGATAAAAATAAATGAATTAAAAAAATAGAAGAAGAAATTAAGCAAAAGTTTGCTCAAAAAAAAGGAGAAATTGAGCAAACTGTTGATAAAGCAGCTGAAGTGATTTCGGAAATAACCGGAATTACCCTTGTTACTACTAACGTTAACATTAATGAAGAAGAAACAATGAAAGGACTCGAATTAATTCCGCTTTCAGAATCATCAGCTACTATTGTAATGGTGGTGTCAAGTGGAAAAGTGCATTCAAAAATCTTAAATTTTAATTCTAATGAAATTTCAATTTCGGATTTAAAAATAGCGGTAAATATTTTTAAAGAACGTTTAATAGATACTAAAATTTGTGATTTAATTACTAAAACTGACTTGCTTAGAGAACCGCTTTCGCAAGCAGTGCAAAATTATCAAAATGTTTTAGAATCATTTGTCAACCAAGTTTTTAAAGGAATTATCCAAGAAAATACTCAAAATAAAATCTATGGAAAAAACAACATCATTTTAAATCGTGATATTAACCGCCAGGAGCTAGTTAAATTGATTGATTTAATTGAAAATTATTCAGTTTGAGAAGATATTAATGCAAAACATAAAACTAATGAAACTACTAAAATTAATGTTAACGATTCAACAGCACTTATTTCTAAGAAAATTGATTCGCAAAAATATCACATTGCCGAAATTTCAGCAGTAGGTACTAATACTAAAAACTTACCTAAAATGAAAGTAGCAATTGCATTGCTTGAAGATTTTTTAAATACTAGTGAAGATAAAAATAAATAA